ccctgtaaaaaaaaaaaacatcatggatttcattcatgcttcaatatttactatagataagaaaaagggcgttcacgatctattgtaaaaaaataaaattttacatttttactaggcatGTTGCACCAGATAGTGAATACCcctcatgatttaaaaccagttaaaaaaagaattctttttttgtttttgtagttttttttttttaatttcgataagacatatattaaagagctatacaagctcttccgaagctatctgttaAATCTCgtagcttcggtagagcttcgtttaagatccttatagagggtcaaatttgtataacgttctcctttttccatgcccaacaaccttactaaagtttaaaagaagctgaaatgtagcttttgtaataccttaatactaagtttccacctaccctaaatcctagatttagctaagtagatttagcataaatctcgagttttattctaaatctcggattgaaagtaggtgaaaatcttagatttagggtagctgaacccaaatctgagatttagcgaagtagatttaaaataaatctcgagatttattctaaatctacttagctaaatctcggatttagcataggtggaaacatagtataatactacgtttccacctaccctaaatccgagatttagctaagtagatttagcataaatctcgagttttattctaaatctcgtaTTGAgagtaggtgaaaatcttagatttagggtagctgaacccaaatctgagattgaGCAAAGTAGATTtgaaataaatctcgagatttattctaaatctacttagctaaatctcggatttagcgtaggtggaaacatagtataaccgaagctgaaatgttagttgggaagtTGATGGCGGTCCGACGTAGTGTAAAAATTTTCGACTTCAAAGTTAGGTGACATTTTTCAGTCAGCTGTTTGATGGAAACaaattctatttgaattttaaatttggttgaattgatgaaaaaagcatataaaataaaattaattgtgcaGTATGTGATTATAAATCAGGAAATTGaggaatttcaaagaaaaaaaagcttttaaaccactcaaaacacatttttttattgcatctgtCACCTAGCTTTGTAGTGCAGTTGAAACCCGACTACGTAGCACCTAGAGGTTTGTGAATGCGCCCAGTGAAGTTAATAAATCCGGAGTAAACTCCTCAATTTCCAATGGAAAACAACATAAATACTGCATTCAATTTAAGTTTGAGAATCTGTGTTAAAATAATGATAGCCTACGAACACAGCcctgaggtgcgttctttttctaacaatagtcaacgatcgttgttatgtcaaaaattattgttcaagtgtcattgttagaaatcgttggattatttacaaatcatttaggaacgatttattgttagagattgttagactgtcaaaccaccagctaaatttcttttgagaatacttttatttccattattataacaaaaaaatttgttttttatttaaaataaattatctttcatcaaaaaattacaaaactctctttttattttcatttttcccgcttatttccaaaagaaaaaacatctttgagtttgttttgtaaacaaaacatccactttgacacatcaacaatctcatgaatgtttaactcatatcatggaggtgagttggaaatagttacgatttgtaactatttgacacttcaaaacgagtttaggaacgatgttcatctgtcaaatagttacaaatcgtaactattttgtagtttaggaacgacaaaagttaacgatagttaacaatagttaactattgttagaaaaagaacgcacctctggCATATATTTTGACATgacacattttttgttttgttgacatCGGCTTTTGGActtttgtaagtttttaaattaatttattaatttaatgaatacttaatgcaaaaatatgaatacattaaccaaataaaaattaaaatgatctTTGACTAGTATGTAAAATTGCCATTTATTCGGAATTATTCCAACCAAACAAAATAACCGGCCTGTCATAACAAACAAAACTCTGTGTGACAGCCAATTCGCACAATGACCTTTAAGCgacattgaagaaaaaaaaacttatcagtTTAGTTGGAGAGAGTATCAGTGGGAGTTTATACTTGGACAACTGTTCGGTagctttttggattttttgttccAAATCTCAGGTCAGACAATCACTTTTgtgaatttcattttcattctgCTGTTAGTCGATAAAGTGCGAGTGTTATTATCTTGGAGAATGGCTCTTAGTGCATCAACTGTTAAAACAACCCCATTCGAAGGCCAAAAACCTGGAACCAGTGGTCTTCGTAAAAAAGTATAATGATTttagaccttttttttttaaaagaattttaactATCTTCTTTTCTATCAGGTTAAAGTATTTGTTGAACCAAATTATACAGAGAACTTTATTCAGTGCATCCTTGATGCCAATGGAAGCGCTATCAATGGTTCGCTGTTGGTTGTCGGAGGTGATGGACGTTACTATTGTAAAAAGGCAACTGAAATTATTGTCCGCATGTGTGCCGCCAATGGAGTAAGCAATCAttttaatcaattaatttaGCAACAATTTAAGACGATTGAGATCggtatctaaaaataaaattactttgacttttttttcgtttaggtTTCAAGGTTGTTAGTTGGTCAAAATGGAATTTTGTCAACGCCTGCCGTTTCAAGTTTAATTCGCCATAACAAGGCTTTGGGTAAGTGTTTACATATAAGTTTTCTTctaagttttaattttcagaaGAAGAAGATTGCTTTTGAAACAATTGTAAAGAGTCTTGatttaaatagtaaaaaatcCATATAACTTGTTACGTATTGGCTTATCATTTATAAGTTGGACAAATAGAGCATATAGAGGGCAATTGAGttgataactttttttagttttttttttttttacggccGATAAGACACTTGAgtagtatttgtttttgttaataaattctGTTATATCATTGTTGAtttaatgtaggtataggtacctataaaCAAAATCGATCAAttctttaatgattttgattaagattaaggttttgatttaattcaagaaaaaaattataatagatTAATAACTATTAAAAGCATAAGAAATCGTGCATTTAGAAAGTCTTCTTAAGTTTATGGCACCCATATTGTATAACGATCTTTAGTGAgatgatttttatttactttacgACAGTTACTTCAGTTCAGTGTAtatctggggtcgaattacggcatacgataAAGTTTTGCTTTCTCTGgggttgcacgtacttgctcttagagtaaAAGTAACACTATTGTTAAAgctacttatgtcgttttccaaaattcaaggagtgacactcctagctatataatcaaaagagtgatttcaaattccaaaattgaaaaaggagtgaattcttcacttCCAAAATTAtgaaggagtgacggagtgattaccaatacttctacatttgacttcatggactgcttgtcaaattgttgggttgttttaactttttttgtgaaggaaattatatttatttacaaaaacaaaaattcaatagagtattgtaaaaaatcactaaaagtgaatttaaaagattgtgttattattttattcattatttcgtattacaaacacatgcaaagcaaacgtcaaattactccacttgtcaaattcttcgtgaacaaattccaaaattgcacaaaaaaagagtgattcactcccataattttggaaaacgacattactGAATATAAttagagaaaatttaaaatttgttatttttaaagaatttcacaagtaatgtaaaaaaattaaatctgtttttataataaattgatttttttatttatcctaAACaagccctatagtacctacatatgtacatatattgcaaaaatagagacataaagcgtccactttaattaaattaattgttaagaaatattatttgacacataaacaaaatttcaaaaaaaaaaaaataatcgatcCGTttacaaaaacttgatttttttttataaaatctaaaaatgttgttttcgattTAAGTATAATCGAATAGACTATAATCGTTTCACAGTTTGAatatctttaaagctattttaaatcatgcctgattcaatattttcaaaacagtttaaacaaataaaagttttcacatccttagaagtcgtattagtctaggtgagggaatattttttagtttttgggtGCAAAATTGGATTTTATAAAAGTGAAAAGTGAAAGGAATTTATTCAAATCACCGATCAAATTGCTCAACTCTCAGAGCTTaacaatttttgttataatttttgattatgatcgcagttttcaaaaattctaaattttgttttcatttcgtTAGGTGGCATTGTACTAACTGCTTCTCACAACCCCGGTGGTCCCGAAAATGATTTTGGAATCAAATTCAACTGCGAAAATGGAGGTCCAGCTCCTGACGCCTTTACCAACAAGATCTATGATCTATCAACTGCCATTAAAGAGTACAAAATTGTAGCTGGTCTACAAATTGATATAAGCAAACCTGGAACTAGTACATTTGATGTAAGTAATACCAAATTCtttgaattattcatttttacaaaaacttaattCTAGATCAATGGTAAACCATTTGTTGTTGACGTCATTGATTCCGTGTCAAATTACGTCAATCATATGAAAGAAATCTTTGATTTCGCCAAACTGCGTGATTATGTTAGTGGAAAGTCAACAGGCAAACCACTTAAAATGCGTATTGACTCAATGAATGGAGTTACTGGATCTTATGTGCGCGAAATCTTCCTCACCAACTTGGGTGCTTCTGAAGATTGTGTAGTACATACAACACCTCTTGAAGATTTTGGTGGTCTTCATCCAGATCCAAATTTGACTTATGCCAAGGATTTGGTCGAAACTGTTTCAAAGGGTGACTATGATATTGGTGCTGCTTTTGATGGTGATGGTGTaagtttgaatagtttttttgtcttattgtttgaaaataattgttcttttaatttttgttaaggaTCGTAACATGATTATTGGTAACAAAGCCTTCTTTGTGACACCCAGTGACTCGCTAGCCGTTATCGCTCACTACTTGGAATGCATCCCATATTTCCAAAAGAATGGTGTTCAAGGATTCGCTCGCAGTATGCCAACTGCTTCAGCTGTCGACTTGGTCGGAGCCAAATTGGGCAAAGAGGTATTCGAAGTCCCAACCGGATGGAAGTACTTTGGTAACCTAATGGATGCCGGTCGGTTATGTTTGTGTGGTGAAGAGAGTTTTGGTACTGGATCAAATCATATCCGTGAGAAGGATGGAATCTGGGCTGTATTAGCTTGGTTATCAGTGATGCAACACACTGGAAAGGGAATCGAGGAGATTCTTAAGAACCACTGGTCAATTTATGGTCGTAACTACTTTACTCGTTACGATTACGAAGAATGTGATTTGGATCCTTGCAATCAAATGATGGCAGCTATGGAAAAGAATATTACTAACCCAGCATTTGCTGGAAAATCCTACTCCAGTGGTGGCAAAACTTACAAGGTTAAGGTTGCTGATAACTTCAGCTATACCGATCCAGTGGATAAATCTGTGTCAACAAAACAAGGTTTGAGGATAGTTTTTGAAGACGGTAGTCGTATTGTGATGCGTTTGAGTGGAACTGGAAGTTCTGGTGCTACTGTTAGGTAGGAACAATATTTAAATCAACCGTAAAAATCGTTCTAGTAttcttttctattatttttagaTTGTATATTGATTCATATGAAAAAGACAACGTTTTGGGTAAAGCAAGTGAAATGTTAAAGCCACTCATTGATATTGCATTGGAGATTTCTGAACTTCCTAAATTTACCGGACGTAATGCACCAACTGTTATTACATAAAGAAAGTCCAACTTTTATGATAGCTCCTACAAATATTCTACCTCAAAGTTTTTGGCCTTAGaggttttgttattattattattatttttttttaatttcccttTTGCATTTGTTCTCTCCTGTGAGGTTGGTTTAAATGTTATCTAATcagatttattgaaaataaatatatcattAATTCTGTATTGTTATTTGGAGTTTTTAAATGTATTATTAATTTCgttaaattaaaggaaaaaaaaggaaaaacaaacctgttttaagaaatttttttttactgaaagacAACAGGCAAAAATTTGATAAGCAAACAAATTGGCACAATATTAAAATTCTTGAAACCAGAAGTGAAAAATCGAGGAAGAGTCTGCGCAACTGGCAAAGAGCTGAGATATGTGTGTATGCGGGGTTCCTAACGCACTTAAACCATCTCCCTCAACTAAGTTCAGATGAAACATTTAAGTAAtggtttacattttttaacttttgttaatattatgaaaaacaataaaaaaaactccgcactcaaataaattactggGCCATATCAGCTGGTTTGATCCTTCGCAAACGGTGCGGCGCACCAAATTTGTTTCGTCAAGAACTTCTAATATTCTACACATTCGTATGTTCGACTTAAGGTTTTGTTTCTTTATCTATATAAGCAAGTACTCTTGCgacccagtcttgcattttattttattttgacttgGTTTGCATAGCATGAGCACATTCGGAGTCCAATTCAAGTCTTTCTTGGTAAAGTTTCTATGAAGACAGGTaactttcctttaattttttgtttgttttttgctcCTTAAATGGTTCCAATTTCTATGAGTTTAGAGAATCTCTAACactaatactgaaaaaaaaattaattcgaatTTAAACCCACTGGTATGGCTTTTCTTTAACATTTTAGGTAGAATTAGATCAATTGTACAACTTCAGGAACCAAGGcgttaaaaaatgcattaaattatAACTGAAATTTTTGAGTATATATGTAAATTAATCACAATAAGGTATATTTACGTGCTTTCCACATGCAGTTTTGTATATaacaattatataaaattaaattaaaaaaaatagctttgttcctgtttttttttttgttgtccagtCCTCCCTTTAAATTACTTATTGCTTGATAGATACTCAAACTGATTTAAAACAATCAGTGGGACGTGTTCTTCCAACAAACTCCTAGGTAATTTTCCAATTCGTATAAATTCTTCTAAATAATGTATCATAGTGCTACATTCCAATCCAATTTCCTGTTTTGCACTTCAAACAATAAAATAAGTTCAAATAGCAACtttctacaaaaatataaaaaaatctcacCTCAAATTAGCTTCCACCAACGATGTAACATACTGACACAAATACTCAACATACAAATAAAGAACATCTCGATGAAATTGATTCAAAACAGTTTGAATTCCAATAATCATTGCCACCCCATCGATATGTTCTTTGAAACTCTTTGCCATTAGCATATTgagatttttggaaaattgaaatttcattgAATGCGATATGGTAAACAAAAGAAGGAACAATGATATGTTGTGAGAATTCTTGGTTAGCACAAAAACTTGCTGCATTGGATCATAATTTCCACTAAATATCAAATATGAATTCAATTCAGACAGAATATCTTTTTCTGGCTTGGGTTTTCCTTCAATCTCTTGGGATTCTTGAAAATCAATTAGAAGAGACCTGCAAGGAAAAATTGTCAAcgaattcttttgaaaaaataaattgcttctACTTACTTATTCAATGCATCCAATGAAGCTTCAAGATTCTTCGAATTAAATTTACAACTCTTATTCAATTCATATGCAATTTGTTGTCTCAAAATTTGCTTATGTCCAATTTGAAGCAACCATTCAAGTATAGTTGGCCAAACCTTCACCCATCTAGTTGTGTAATTTCCATAGAATTTAACTGGATTTTTTATAATCATTTTCTCATCGAGTTCCCTAGTCAAAGAAGCCAACGCCTCTACCCACATTTTATCCGTGGCAATATTTTGCTGCATCTTTTCAATATTCTTCTTCAAATCCGATATAAACATATACGAATACAGTCTATCAAGGCCCACCAAACCAGCTGGTCCAATTGCTTCACGaactttaatgaaaaatctcgaaTCGAGTATTTCTTTGTGCGTTTTTTTGTCATACCAAGTTGCTTTCAAATCCAAATAGATTGTCAATCTGGGATCAGTGCATTGAAGAATTTCCCTGGCCAATCGACCAATAAAGTTATTTGACGTTGTATCTCCTGGAATTGGAGGGAAATTAGGTATTGGAATTGTCGTGCTTTGATACGATGATTGCCAGTCGAGAActttatttctcaaaaatgcATTACATTCCCGTTCGACATTGTAATTTATAATTCTAGACATTTCCTGTTGGAGAATCTTCAATCCATGAATATTCAAATAGTCTTGAATGTATTCAAAAGATCTCCGATATCCATCCATGATTTTGGAGAGTTGGAATAGTTTATCTTCTAAATCACTAGTCTTGCCTTTGGGACCAAAGATCAGTCCAGCATTCAATGCATTTGCCAGATTCTTTACCAGTTCCTTACGAATTCCATCCTCAAGAAGCTTTTTGGGATCCAATTCGATGACTCCGACAAGAGTCTTCTTCATCATCAAGATTCCCTCAGTGAAGACAGCAATTGAGAAGGTTAACTTCGAAACAGCCTGACGTTCATCATACTGAGCATATTCCTTCAACTTGTCCTTCTCCAATCGAGTTGGAATTTCTTTGATAACTGACGTCTGCATTTGGATAATTTCTGCTAAAATACTAAACATAGTCTCGGGAATAATTTGGACTACTTTACGAATATAATTGGCCAATTCAGTGCTGTA
This DNA window, taken from Episyrphus balteatus chromosome 2, idEpiBalt1.1, whole genome shotgun sequence, encodes the following:
- the LOC129910810 gene encoding phosphoglucomutase, giving the protein MALSASTVKTTPFEGQKPGTSGLRKKVKVFVEPNYTENFIQCILDANGSAINGSLLVVGGDGRYYCKKATEIIVRMCAANGVSRLLVGQNGILSTPAVSSLIRHNKALGGIVLTASHNPGGPENDFGIKFNCENGGPAPDAFTNKIYDLSTAIKEYKIVAGLQIDISKPGTSTFDINGKPFVVDVIDSVSNYVNHMKEIFDFAKLRDYVSGKSTGKPLKMRIDSMNGVTGSYVREIFLTNLGASEDCVVHTTPLEDFGGLHPDPNLTYAKDLVETVSKGDYDIGAAFDGDGDRNMIIGNKAFFVTPSDSLAVIAHYLECIPYFQKNGVQGFARSMPTASAVDLVGAKLGKEVFEVPTGWKYFGNLMDAGRLCLCGEESFGTGSNHIREKDGIWAVLAWLSVMQHTGKGIEEILKNHWSIYGRNYFTRYDYEECDLDPCNQMMAAMEKNITNPAFAGKSYSSGGKTYKVKVADNFSYTDPVDKSVSTKQGLRIVFEDGSRIVMRLSGTGSSGATVRLYIDSYEKDNVLGKASEMLKPLIDIALEISELPKFTGRNAPTVIT